The Paraburkholderia sp. SOS3 genome includes a region encoding these proteins:
- the gmd gene encoding GDP-mannose 4,6-dehydratase: MKRAVVTGVTGQDGTYLAQLLLEQGYEVYGTYRRTSSVNFWRMQEVGILNHVRLRLVEHDLTDLSTTIRLLKTAQPDEVYNLAAQSFVGVSFEQPITTAEMTGIGALHVLEAIRIVDRDIRFYQASTSEMFGKVRAVPQKEDTPFYPRSPYGVAKLYAHWITVNYRESYGIFASSGILFNHESPLRGREFVTRKITDSAAKIALGQLDMLELGNLDAKRDWGFAKEYVEGMHRMLQAAEPDTFVLATGRTETVRDFVGIAFKAAGIHIAWQGSAEHEEGVDMASGKVVVRVNPKFYRPAEVDLLIGDASKAKQKLGWQPQTSLELLCEMMVEADLRRNKVGFSF; the protein is encoded by the coding sequence GGGTGACCGGGCAGGACGGGACATATCTCGCTCAGCTATTACTCGAACAGGGCTATGAAGTTTACGGCACCTACCGCCGTACCAGTTCAGTCAATTTCTGGCGCATGCAGGAGGTTGGCATCCTGAATCACGTCAGGCTGCGTCTGGTCGAGCACGACCTTACTGATCTGAGCACTACCATCCGTCTGCTGAAAACGGCGCAGCCGGATGAGGTTTACAACCTCGCGGCACAAAGTTTTGTCGGCGTGTCGTTCGAGCAGCCCATTACCACGGCCGAGATGACTGGCATTGGCGCCCTGCACGTGCTGGAGGCGATCCGCATCGTCGATCGCGACATCCGCTTTTACCAAGCGTCGACGTCCGAAATGTTCGGCAAGGTCCGGGCGGTGCCCCAGAAAGAAGACACTCCCTTTTATCCGCGCAGCCCATACGGTGTCGCCAAACTGTACGCACACTGGATCACCGTCAACTATCGCGAGTCATACGGGATCTTTGCGTCCAGCGGTATTCTGTTCAATCATGAGTCGCCTTTGCGTGGGCGCGAGTTTGTCACACGCAAGATTACCGATTCGGCTGCGAAGATCGCGCTCGGTCAGTTGGATATGTTGGAACTCGGCAACCTTGATGCGAAGCGCGATTGGGGGTTTGCGAAGGAGTATGTGGAAGGGATGCATCGAATGCTGCAGGCCGCCGAGCCGGATACATTCGTGCTCGCAACTGGGCGGACGGAAACGGTGCGTGATTTCGTTGGTATTGCGTTCAAGGCGGCCGGCATCCACATCGCGTGGCAGGGCAGCGCGGAACACGAAGAGGGCGTCGATATGGCGAGTGGCAAGGTCGTGGTGCGAGTGAACCCGAAGTTCTATCGGCCGGCGGAAGTGGACTTGCTGATCGGCGACGCATCGAAGGCAAAGCAAAAGCTCGGGTGGCAGCCTCAAACCTCGCTCGAATTACTGTGCGAGATGATGGTCGAAGCCGATTTGCGGAGGAACAAAGTTGGCTTCTCATTCTGA
- a CDS encoding GDP-mannose 4,6-dehydratase, whose product MRRALVTGLQGFTGKYVRDALVDAGYDVCNGIGSGPSTATDVGDAGALDITSLEQCRRAIDRLRPTHIVHLAAISFVAHDDALDMYRVNVLGTLNLLQACSDVGHQPERVLIASSANVYGNAAGVVDESAVPAPVNHYAASKLAMEHMVRTWFDQIPIVITRPFNYTGRGQSEHFLVSKIVSHFARKEARLELGNLDVARDFSDVRTIAQIYRALLESDAAPGETVNVCSERPFTLRHVVQLVREASRHDLEISVNPEFVRQNEIKVLVGSAEKLRRLVPGVEPIDFRDTIRWMLEA is encoded by the coding sequence ATGCGTCGTGCGCTCGTCACGGGCTTGCAGGGCTTCACCGGCAAATACGTGCGCGACGCATTGGTCGACGCGGGATATGACGTGTGCAACGGTATCGGAAGCGGCCCCTCGACCGCCACTGACGTCGGAGATGCCGGCGCGCTGGATATCACGTCGCTCGAGCAATGCCGTCGGGCCATTGACCGCCTGCGGCCAACGCATATCGTCCATCTCGCGGCGATCAGCTTCGTTGCCCATGACGATGCGCTCGACATGTACCGTGTTAATGTCCTCGGCACGCTAAATCTGCTGCAGGCGTGTTCCGACGTGGGGCACCAGCCGGAAAGAGTTTTGATCGCCAGTAGCGCGAACGTCTATGGCAATGCCGCAGGTGTCGTCGATGAGTCAGCCGTGCCCGCTCCGGTCAATCACTACGCGGCAAGCAAGTTGGCCATGGAGCACATGGTTCGCACGTGGTTCGACCAGATACCGATCGTCATCACCCGCCCCTTCAATTACACGGGCCGTGGCCAGTCCGAGCACTTTCTAGTGTCGAAGATCGTTTCGCATTTCGCGCGCAAGGAAGCGCGCTTGGAACTCGGCAATCTGGATGTCGCACGCGACTTTTCGGATGTGCGCACGATCGCACAAATCTATCGGGCGCTCCTCGAGTCGGACGCGGCGCCGGGCGAAACAGTCAACGTATGCAGTGAGCGTCCGTTCACGCTTCGACATGTCGTACAACTCGTACGCGAAGCGTCGCGACACGACCTGGAAATCAGCGTAAATCCCGAATTTGTACGCCAGAACGAGATCAAGGTACTGGTCGGCTCAGCGGAAAAACTTCGGCGTCTCGTGCCCGGTGTCGAGCCGATCGACTTCCGCGACACGATCCGCTGGATGTTGGAAGCCTGA